The following nucleotide sequence is from Cucumis melo cultivar AY chromosome 1, USDA_Cmelo_AY_1.0, whole genome shotgun sequence.
CATTCCTTTTTACTCCTCTGAAACGGCTTCTCCGGCAAACAATTCCGCCGATCATCAAAAGCAATCCCTTTCGCCGTCAAATTCTGGCAAATCCCTACTTCTTCACAGAAGTAATTGTAAGAAACCGTCACATTCTCCAAATTCGGAAGGCTACAGATCCCTTCGTATAAATTCCCACTAAACATGTTATGGGCTAAATTCAATTGCTCTAATTGTGCTAACCCAGTTAAACTATACGGTAAAGGACCCATTAATTTGTTAAAACTCACATCCAATACCTTCAATTTATACAAAAACCCAATTTCTGGTGGCAAACAGCCTGATAAACTAGTGTTGATCAACAAAAGCTCTTCTAAACTGTTTGCAAAACTTGCAATAGTTGGTGGAAGACAACCCTTCAAATTGTTGTTAGCAAAAACAATTACAGAAGCTGATTTTCCACCGATGTTTCGTGGAATAATGTTGGTGAAACGATTGCTGTTTATAAAAATGGCGTCAAGGGATTTGTTGAAGAGTTCAGAGGGAATTGGACCTTCAAATTCGTTGAATCGAAGATCaagatattttaattttggaaGGTGAAGAACAACAGAAGGAAAAGGGCCAACGAATCTGTTGTTGCTTAAATCCAATTCAAAGAGAAGAGATAAATTGGCTAAAGATTGTGGTAAAATGCCACAGAATCTGTTACTATTGAGATGAAGCAGAGCAAGGTCTGCTAAAAGGCCCAATTCGTTAGGGAGGAATCCGGCGATGTCGCCGTGGTTTAAGTCAATTCCGGCGACGACTTGGATTTTTGGGTCATCTAGAGATGGAGCACAGTACACTCCAAAGTAATTGCAAACTGACGGCCCCACCCAATTGGTGGTGTGGTTTTTTGGGTCTGAGTAAATGACTTTTTTCCATGCTTGCAAAGCAAGGAATGCTTGATGAAGTCTTGGGTTCGAGTTCGGTGACCGGACACGCTGGTGGTGGTGGTCGTCGTGGTGTTTGGCGGTCAGACAGTTGAACAGAAAAGATGACTGGAGGAGTAATAAGAACAAGAATGAGAATGAAAATGGAGCCATTTTGTCTTGAGTCTATGAGAGTGATTAATAGGATTATTGGTTTATATAAGGAGCTACATTATGCAGCTAAATGTTCAGTCTAATGCTTAATTATGCTTTTAAGTACAATAAGAAGCTTAATTTCTTCATGGGATGATAATGAAGGAAGAAAGTttctttctctccttttttctttttcttcacaaTGGTATATGTTGTTATAGCGACGGTTAACCGTTGCGATTTGCTTGTAACTACATATTTGAATAAGGATACTGAAATTTGAATGCATAGAGGGGAGATTGGGTTTGATGAGGTGAAGTTTTCAATGGAGAGAATTGCTTGAGCATGATAAAGACTTTGCTCCTCACGGTTGTTTTCGCAGTTTGTTTGAAGTGGAATTTGAGAGAGATGGCTTTACACTCTTTAAATGAGGTTTCTTGGAACTTAAGGGATAATTATGTTCAAGATTTTCATTTGTTTGATCCAAATGAATAATTGGAATGAAACTGTTTTGTATTTTCAAGTCTTTGTTATGTGTCAGTGCAAAACCAATTCATATCAGAAAGGAAAATATTAGTGTTTCTTAAGTATCAAGTTAGTTGACTAAATATGCTTACTTCTAAAtcaaatgaatttaaaagaaaaaaaattaatgtccCACCTTGTGTGTCATAGTTAAGAGaatatacattttaaaataagaaattcaAAAGGGAATCTGTAACCATAATCCTCATAGAATCATGATTAAAATGCATGAGAGAACTATATTCATTATTAAGAATGGGGTTAACTGCAAAATGCTTCATTATTAAAAGTGAAGTTCTTCAATGGTTTGGTTTCAGGTTTGGCAACTCATTGAAAGCAAACGTGAATGATATTATAAAAGAAGTTACACCAAAAGCAGTATCCGAGACCGACATTCTGCTAAGAACAGAGTGCCCGTGTTCCTTATGATATGTGCAGCAAAATACAAACATTTCTGCACATGGCAGATGTTAGCAAAAGTCAATCACTATGTCAAGCTCAAACACAAACAACAAACACTCAGAGATAACTTATGAGAAACTTCGCAATCTTCACTCATCCCTGCAGTCTTAGAAGCTCTTTTAACCACCACCACCAGAACCATATTTCTTGCCAAGAACAAGGAGCTGAAGCTTATCGTAACCAGCCAACACACCAGCACCGGCAACAGCACGTAGAATGTTTGCCCCAGCACCCTTGAAGAGAGATTTGGTTCCCTCATTCTTAACGATCTGTTTGAATGCATCCAATGAGCTATTATATTTGACTGCTTCGCCTGAGGTCATCATCATTCTTCTGCGAACAGTATCGATTGGGTAAGAAGCCAAACCAGCTCCTATCGTGATACACCAACCAAGCAAGAAACTAGCAAGGAAACTATCCTGCCAACATTGACAAAAACACTAGTTAATAAGACTTCCCGTCTTGTTGCCGCTCATCCAACCAAGATCTCTTGAGAATAAAAATTTGATCTATCTTTTAATCAGGCAGTATACAACTGTATTTAAGTATGATTGATTTATCTAAAGATCACGAAAGAGATCATACCAAACAAATAAAACTACTGACCTGCAAATCGCCAACCAAAACTACGGGCTTCATTGAATCATACATTCCAAAGTAAAGACCACGGTACACAATAATTCCAACACAAGAGATGTTAAATCCACGATACAGCCCAGCAATGCCATCGGATTTAAGGGTTTTCTTGTAAACGTCAACAAGACCATTAAACTGCCTCTCGCCACCCTTTTTAGCAGCCTTAGCATCATTGGCCAGACGAGTTCTAGCATAATCAAGGGAATAAAcgaataaaagagatgaagcaCCAGCAGCACCACCAGAGGCCAAATTCCCAGCAAACCATTTCCAGTAACCATCTCTGTCTTTCTTGAAGTTGAACAGCCTCTTGAAGTAATCCTTGAAGGCAAAATTCAAAGCCTAGTGCACCagaatttttatatatttagcATCATTATTCTATAACGGTAAACAACgggaggaaaaaaagaagcagatAAAAAGGaataatgataattaattatttagaaaaGTTAAAATTATCTTATTAAAAGGAAACAGACTTGTGTGGGGAAGTATCTGATAACATTTGCAGTATTTCCCCTCCATAGAGATATGACTCCTTCATCTTTAATTGTTCGGGCAAAGCAGTCGGTGATTCCTTTGTATGGCTCAGATAGCCTACCAGTCTTAAGCATCTCATCCTGATTTTGGATCAGCAATTTGACACGCTCAATTGGAGCAGCAGCTGTTTTAGAAACAGCAGCAGATACTCCTCCCATAAGAAAATCCACGGCAAAGCCAGCTGCACCTTTCTCAGAAGGAGCTTGTACCAGAAAAGGAGAAGTGGGTGAAACTCCAACCAAGCCAGTCCCATGATAAGCTGTCTTCAAGGGATTCTCCAAAACACCATTAGCAAATACACCGGTCAGCCGTGCGGAGTGAAGGTCAGGGGAGAGTCTAGAAGTGAGGTAAGAATGGCCACATATCTTCTGAAACACCGATGACTGGTGTGAGGAATCTTCCATCGTAGAGACTCAGATGGGGACCTACGTAGGTGCAAAATAAACATggataagttttctttttaataagaATAATTGCAAGATAAAACCAAGTTTTAAGCATAGAAAGCATAACTAAATAACTTTGCTCAAAATGTGGTATACAATTATAACAAGAGCTTGGCAAAAATAGGCATTAATTACATTCTCTATCGGATATAGTATAAAGTAGGCTACTCTGGCATGGTCCTTTCAACTGAAACCATTGATATAAGAGCAGAAGACATATATGCAACTACCAAGAATATTTTCCCTCATATATAAAGATCTCTTAAAAACAAGATTAGTTCGTTAAATCCTTAAATTCTAGTCATACACTGAGCACAAGGGACTTGAATAGAAGCAgccaaaattttattataaattacgGATTCTAAAGTAATTTGTTCCTTACagtcagaaaaaaaaaacataaatatgtaCTGATCTCCTAAACTAAAGAAAACAAATCatagaaattttaaaatgtaaggCTTCTCCAATCCATACCAGCATGTGGTGAGCCAATACAACGTATGCCATAAAATATGTCGAAATCCAAGGGTACAAACGGAACCTAACCATACTTATCACGGTTATAGCTTCCAAATAGTCCACCCCGAGACCAATAGTCTTTCTCCTCTAAAGGAAGAATTTAGTAAACATCCAAATATAACATTTGGCCCACCTACTATAGACAAAACCAAAATAAGAGCTCTGGATACTAAATGTAAAAGCAGCAATAAATTAAGCCAACACCCAAATGATCACCTTTGTACCAGATAAAAGGAAGAGCTCCACTCTTCACTATCTGTGGATTCTTTCAGTATAACATTTTTTGGTACAAACTCGTGCTTGtgaatctaagaaattattAGGATATCTTTCTCCTTTATAAATAGGATAACTACAATCACACCATTAAGTTTTCGACCTTTGAGATTCCCCACTTTGCATCAACCACACCAATAGCACAGAATATTATTACAAGAAATATACCGAGAAGCATATAATGAGCTGAGTGTAAGAGACACAACCTATTCTCAATCTCTCCACAAGactaagaaaattaaaaaaaaaaaaaaaaatcacttttcAGAGATCTTCCTGAAGTTAGTAATAACAATGATCTCCAACAACAAACAAAATACCCTACACCTCCAACAAATACTCAGTAGCTACAGAGCCCGAACATGACGAACACAATCATAAGAGTGGAATTACACTATGATTGCCATTAAAAACAACGTAGATCGCCACATAATGAGTTAAGAAGCAAAAACGAACTAAAATTCTTTCCAACAAACTTGAATATTCTCAGTAAGTAGAGAAACAGAGTGGAAATAATGCATGAAATGaaatcaaagaagaagaaaagtccGACCTGTAAAGGCCGGTGAGTGTGAAAGAGACAGAAATGGTGAGATCACCAAGTGGGTGCCTCGCGAAATGCGACTGCATGCAGAAGAAGAAGCTTCGGTATATAGTCAGAGTGAGAGAGCTCGGAGAGACTAGGGTTTGAACCACAGATGACAAATTCACCCTTCCATGTACATGAAAATGACAACTATGCCACTCCCTGTTTCAAACGATTAACGAACTGTAACTGAATGGCGGCGGAGCTGGAAGAGGCCGCGAGGCGACACCGTCGGTGAGATAGTGGGCCTAAAGTCAAAGCCCAAGTTTACTACGGAATTTAATTGGGCTTGATTTGGCTAACTGGGCCCCAAATTGGACGGTCAAACGCCCTAATTTTATCGGAGCATTTtacaaatatttgtttttagtagttttatcatttgcaataaatttgtaatttgcTGGGTAGTTTATTTGTTTAGGATATTTTCTTGTAGAGCTAATAATCCATTAAAATCACTTCTAAATATCCCTTAATActttcatattattattaagtCTTAATCATGCAATTCTTAGGCATTATTTTAAAGTATAAGAATAGTGTGGGGCTTAAGCAATCACAAAGTTTCACCCAGAAAAACCAAATTTGAAGTGAGTAAGTGAACAATTTAACCTATGTGAAACGATTCTCTATTTTTATCACTTCCAAGAGAATTcatatctaaaaaaaattagggaAAACAAAGTGAAACAacatatgtgtgtgtatatataatcTAAATGAATATCTGCAACCTACTACATTACAGCTTACCTTTAGGATAAACAATGAACCCCACAAGACACAGTATTTCAAAGAAACCACTTAGTTACAACTCTTctaactttttttgtttttaataatacagacaagaaaaaagaatacaaaCATTTCATCATGAGAGCAATGAGCTAATCTAAGTTTGCTAGAGGCAGACATGAACCACCTACATTTTTTTTGGGAATTTACATATATTCAAGAGGAGGTTCTAGATTAAGAAGTACACAAGGAAGCTCTTTGTTTTACAAGTAATTCCTTTAACTTCCTTATAAGTTGAGGATTGGAGCACATGTAATCCTGGAAAGATTTCCTTAAACTCTGCAACAACTCTTTGTTGTATTGACCTGGTGTGATATTAAGCAACTTCGTGAACAGATTCTTCCATAATTCAATGTTCCAATACCTATAGAGGAACAGAGAGAACAAGTCAGGGGGAGGAGGTGAAGAGGGCAGTTGCTCTCTATAAAACAAAGTTGTCCATCTAAAACTCTACAAAGAATCTAGAAGAGTTAAAATTCATGCACAACATATTTATCAGGAAAAAGCAGAAAACAGACAATTACCACTCTCCGTTAACTATTTgatattttgtattttatttttcaaaatcgggtttatttttcaaaatcgGGTTTAACAACTCTTCTTCGACATCTAAATTTATTGATTTGTTTTCTACTTTTTTAGCTATGTTTTCAAAACCAAGCCATAATTTGGAAACTAAAGAAAGTAGttcttaaaattttgtttttgtttttggaatttgactaaatcaaacttttgtttttaagaaagATGAAAAGTATGGTAAGAAATCGAGAGAAAATAAGCTTtagtttttaaaacaaaaaacaagagGAATACTAAATAGAAACTAAAAAGTCAGAAATTGTAACTAATACCGCTTAAAAGATGATTTGGGTAAATAAACAAAGTCACCATCGGATGATGCCTTTTTCTCAACTTCCATGTAGGAACCGTGAAGCATTGTGTGGACGACTACACATAAGCCATAGATGTCTACCTGTACAAACGACAAGATGCTGTTGGTAGTGCTTCTGTTTTCTTATTTACAGTGGGTTTTCTCTAGAGCTGTTATAAACAACCACATTGCAGAAGAAACTGACCTGATATTTCCAAGGTCTATTCTCTAGCATTTCTGGACAACGAAAGCCGGAAGTTCGGCAATCTCCTTTAAATTCTACATTTTCGGGAAAGAGTTGCAAATCTATACCTCTTCCCCAATCAACAAGGCAAAGCCCCTATAATATAAAAACTACAAATAATCTTGTTTGCTCACGGTTAATAGGGTCGGCTTGGAATGCCTTTAAAAGTGCTTAAAACgcaatttttttcatttaaaaacaCTTTTTTCAGCACTTAAAAGGCCATTCCAAGTAGACATGCAATGACTTGGGAACAAAAAAGGGGATGATACTACATACCTGATCTTGCCAAGGACCACGACGATCCTGAAAATCATCTTCTGTTAGGTTTTCACTGCATAACggttaaataaaataaattggtAAAGAACTATTGAATTGGAGTACACTCTCCAGTCGGATGCTAATCACTGTTGGTAGGCTGAAGTTGTATATAACAACTAGAGGTCTCATCTTTTAATTTACTatggttcttttctttttttcccgaGTATTCTTTTTTTCCCGAGtatataacaattatataagGAAATCAACTCTCAGAAAGATGGATGTCATCAATAAAGATCTAGAACCAGAATATATTTACCCCGCATAACGAACAAGAAGATTGTCCGGTTTAAAATCCCCATGGATAATGCCAATGCTGTGCAAAGTTTCTAGCATGTAGAGCATCTCTATGGTGTAATAAATGCATAAAACTTCTTCCATTGTCTTTCCAAGAACTACATACGAATTTATGGCATCCTGCACGAGGTTTTGACAAGATAGTTACTTACAgtgaatattttaaaatgtcatacaGTATAGAAGGTTCAGTGATCTGTATACTAACCTGCAATGTTCCATTAGCCAAGTAATCACATATAAGTATGCTGTAGTCAGAATAGAGATACATGGCATGAGCACAACCAAAACTTGACCTCTGACATTATGAGAGATAGAGTAAGAGTATAAATCGAGTTTCTGACATTTAGAGGTAATAAATGCTTGATGAAAATAAGGGGCTAGTAGCCTAGTACATACTTCCTTAGCAGCGACACGTAGATCAAGTTGACGATACATGTAGAACTCCCAAGGAAAAGGAGGTGTTTGTATCTGGGAAGCATTTGAAGGGAATCATGATATCCAACTAGTTCACATTCAGGTATGACATATAAGGAATGCTGGAAATAAAGAACATATGCATATTGCATATCAATCAATAAGAGATTTTACCTTCAGTGCCACTACATCATCCGGGTTGCTGTCAAGATATGATTTATATACTTGAGCAAAACCACCTGTACCGGCACAACCTTTAATCTCATACTTCTTTCCACCTGTAAATGTTGGTAAGGATATCATTATAATGAAAAATGAATCCGTGGCATAAGAAAACTATTTCCTCCATTTCTTATACAATATTTCAAGAAAGCTTGTTCGTTTGAAGGATAAACTGAAGGTAGTTCTATCCGTTTAGGTGACAAATCTAACTATAATGTAACATAAAAAATTACCAATCTCAATAATCTTATTTCTTGATGAATTGCG
It contains:
- the LOC103495477 gene encoding leucine-rich repeat extensin-like protein 4, producing MAPFSFSFLFLLLLQSSFLFNCLTAKHHDDHHHQRVRSPNSNPRLHQAFLALQAWKKVIYSDPKNHTTNWVGPSVCNYFGVYCAPSLDDPKIQVVAGIDLNHGDIAGFLPNELGLLADLALLHLNSNRFCGILPQSLANLSLLFELDLSNNRFVGPFPSVVLHLPKLKYLDLRFNEFEGPIPSELFNKSLDAIFINSNRFTNIIPRNIGGKSASVIVFANNNLKGCLPPTIASFANSLEELLLINTSLSGCLPPEIGFLYKLKVLDVSFNKLMGPLPYSLTGLAQLEQLNLAHNMFSGNLYEGICSLPNLENVTVSYNYFCEEVGICQNLTAKGIAFDDRRNCLPEKPFQRSKKECSAVVERPVDCFEHPCGGGGGGYGSSIAAVPAPAPMPIFSSSSVVAPSHL
- the LOC103495479 gene encoding mitotic checkpoint serine/threonine-protein kinase BUB1; its protein translation is MTIFFADSQISSTTASAQDPLLPWLWSIKGALENSTSGNVSGSELAKLLSDCIGNFSGNVKYKNDVRFLKIWFLSIGMREDFETGFKELLEQEICIGNSLLYIWLAAFLESKGRLNDANIVYELGLMRNAEPLEWLKKAKRLFIDRISELVNTHSMQVNDVSESTKFAESYINPWSSSIMNDLLNKINPKIMKYDGYHSSTKAYSKKMNLKSLRNSSRNKIIEIGGKKYEIKGCAGTGGFAQVYKSYLDSNPDDVVALKIQTPPFPWEFYMYRQLDLRVAAKERSSFGCAHAMYLYSDYSILICDYLANGTLQDAINSYVVLGKTMEEVLCIYYTIEMLYMLETLHSIGIIHGDFKPDNLLVRYAGENLTEDDFQDRRGPWQDQGLCLVDWGRGIDLQLFPENVEFKGDCRTSGFRCPEMLENRPWKYQVDIYGLCVVVHTMLHGSYMEVEKKASSDGDFVYLPKSSFKRYWNIELWKNLFTKLLNITPGQYNKELLQSLRKSFQDYMCSNPQLIRKLKELLVKQRASLCTS
- the LOC103495478 gene encoding ADP,ATP carrier protein 1, mitochondrial gives rise to the protein MEDSSHQSSVFQKICGHSYLTSRLSPDLHSARLTGVFANGVLENPLKTAYHGTGLVGVSPTSPFLVQAPSEKGAAGFAVDFLMGGVSAAVSKTAAAPIERVKLLIQNQDEMLKTGRLSEPYKGITDCFARTIKDEGVISLWRGNTANVIRYFPTQALNFAFKDYFKRLFNFKKDRDGYWKWFAGNLASGGAAGASSLLFVYSLDYARTRLANDAKAAKKGGERQFNGLVDVYKKTLKSDGIAGLYRGFNISCVGIIVYRGLYFGMYDSMKPVVLVGDLQDSFLASFLLGWCITIGAGLASYPIDTVRRRMMMTSGEAVKYNSSLDAFKQIVKNEGTKSLFKGAGANILRAVAGAGVLAGYDKLQLLVLGKKYGSGGGG